In a single window of the Sphingosinicella microcystinivorans genome:
- the trbK-alt gene encoding putative entry exclusion protein TrbK-alt has product MDGKMLVRLGAVVFVAIALTVTAIDMTRKDEPSASRPASALQPPADPLRETLRRCQQLGEAAASDTDCLAAWAESRDRFLGRDRSEAR; this is encoded by the coding sequence ATGGACGGCAAGATGCTGGTCCGGCTCGGGGCCGTGGTGTTCGTTGCGATTGCCTTGACAGTGACCGCAATCGACATGACGCGGAAGGACGAGCCTTCCGCGTCACGGCCGGCATCGGCCCTCCAGCCCCCGGCCGATCCCCTGCGCGAAACCCTGCGCCGTTGCCAGCAGCTCGGCGAGGCGGCGGCGAGCGACACCGACTGCCTCGCCGCATGGGCTGAATCCCGCGACCGCTTCCTCGGCCGTGACCGCAGCGAGGCGCGCTGA
- a CDS encoding nuclear transport factor 2 family protein: MDTVPTIVARYIDAYNTMNVQAMLDCLSGDVRFINRSNGEVTNETHGIEAFRALAEQGVELFAEREQTILDCIAIEDRAAVRIGYRAKVKADLPNGWKAGQKIEIAGTSFFMISKGKISEVIDAS, encoded by the coding sequence ATGGATACTGTCCCGACGATTGTTGCCCGGTATATCGACGCCTACAACACGATGAATGTTCAGGCGATGCTCGACTGCCTGTCGGGCGACGTTCGGTTTATCAACAGATCGAACGGAGAAGTGACGAACGAGACGCATGGGATTGAGGCATTTCGCGCGTTGGCGGAACAGGGTGTTGAATTGTTTGCGGAAAGAGAACAGACAATTCTCGACTGCATCGCCATTGAGGACCGTGCAGCGGTGCGCATCGGCTATCGCGCCAAGGTCAAGGCCGACCTGCCCAACGGCTGGAAGGCTGGGCAGAAGATCGAGATAGCGGGCACCTCGTTCTTCATGATCTCCAAGGGAAAGATCAGCGAGGTGATTGATGCAAGCTGA
- a CDS encoding TrbC/VirB2 family protein — translation MIRTLTRGYRFAATAASALVISLMLAPAAHASGSSMPWEQPLQQILQSIEGPVAKIIAVIIIIVTGLTLAFGDTSGGFRRLIQIVFGLSIAFAASSFFLSFFSFGGGALV, via the coding sequence ATGATCCGCACCCTTACGCGCGGCTATCGCTTCGCCGCGACCGCCGCATCTGCCCTTGTCATCAGCCTCATGCTCGCCCCGGCCGCCCATGCGTCCGGTTCGTCGATGCCGTGGGAACAGCCCTTGCAGCAAATCCTCCAGTCCATCGAGGGGCCGGTCGCCAAGATCATCGCCGTCATCATCATCATCGTGACGGGCCTGACCCTCGCGTTCGGCGATACCAGCGGCGGCTTCCGTCGCCTGATCCAGATCGTTTTCGGCCTGTCCATCGCGTTCGCCGCATCGAGCTTCTTCCTGTCTTTCTTCTCGTTCGGCGGCGGGGCGCTCGTTTGA
- a CDS encoding conjugal transfer protein TraG has protein sequence MRGGRILWSQIAVVFTIVLVMTWAATQWVAFRLGFQPQLGNPWFELVGLPVYYPPAFFWWWFSFDAYAPAIFVEGGIIAVSGGFLAIAAAILMSIIRAREARNVATYGSARWAEDREIRTAGLLGPDGVLLGRYNRDYLRHDGPEHVLCFAPTRSGKGVGLVVPTLLTWSASAIVHDIKGENWTLTAGFRAKHGRVLLFDPTNARSSAYNPLLEVRQGEWEVRDVQNIADILVDPEGSLDKRNHWEKTSHSLLVGAILHILYAEKDKTLAGVANFLSDPRRPVEATLRAMMDTPHLGEAGVHPVIASSARELLNKSENERSGVLSTAMSFLGLYRDPVVAQVTARCDWRIADLVGSRRPVTLYLVVPPSDINRTKPLIRLILNQIGRRLTEELTTSGKRHRLLLMLDEFPALGRLDFFESALAFMAGYGIKGFLIAQSLNQIERAYGPNNAILDNCHVRVSFATNDERTAKRVSDALGTATELRDSTNYAGHRLAPWLGHLMVSRQETARPLLTPGEIMQLPPTDEIVMVAGTPPIRATKARYFEDARFQERILTPPDLVAAPLAPSPSADDWSGRVVAAGSRSATVAADATEGDPANAGIRREPELPEHEEIVTPPPSPEQEFDILDDEPDVDAAKARTIRQRMRMVARQVAMNPDDGIEL, from the coding sequence TTGCGCGGAGGCCGAATCCTTTGGAGTCAGATCGCCGTAGTCTTCACCATCGTCTTGGTGATGACGTGGGCGGCGACGCAATGGGTAGCGTTTCGTCTCGGCTTCCAGCCCCAGCTTGGCAATCCGTGGTTCGAGCTGGTTGGCCTGCCGGTCTATTATCCGCCGGCCTTCTTTTGGTGGTGGTTTTCGTTCGACGCCTACGCGCCCGCGATCTTCGTCGAGGGCGGCATCATCGCCGTATCGGGCGGTTTCCTCGCCATCGCCGCCGCCATCCTCATGTCGATCATCCGGGCACGGGAGGCGCGCAACGTCGCCACCTATGGTTCGGCGCGATGGGCAGAGGATAGGGAAATCCGCACCGCCGGCCTGCTCGGTCCCGATGGCGTCCTGCTCGGCCGATACAACCGGGACTACCTGCGCCATGACGGCCCGGAGCATGTCCTATGCTTCGCCCCGACGCGTAGCGGCAAAGGCGTCGGGCTGGTGGTGCCGACGCTGCTGACATGGTCCGCATCCGCCATCGTTCACGACATAAAAGGCGAGAACTGGACGCTGACAGCGGGCTTCCGCGCGAAGCATGGCCGCGTGCTGCTGTTCGATCCGACCAACGCCAGATCGTCGGCCTACAACCCGCTGCTGGAGGTCCGGCAAGGGGAATGGGAAGTCCGCGACGTGCAGAATATCGCGGATATTCTGGTCGATCCCGAAGGCAGCTTGGACAAAAGGAACCATTGGGAAAAGACCAGTCATTCGCTGCTGGTCGGCGCGATCCTGCATATCCTCTATGCGGAGAAGGACAAGACCTTGGCGGGCGTTGCCAACTTCCTGTCCGATCCGCGTCGCCCGGTCGAGGCGACCTTGCGCGCCATGATGGATACGCCGCATCTCGGCGAGGCTGGCGTTCATCCCGTCATCGCGTCGTCGGCCCGCGAGCTGCTGAACAAGAGCGAGAACGAGCGCAGCGGCGTCCTTTCCACAGCCATGTCATTTCTCGGCCTCTACCGCGATCCCGTGGTGGCGCAGGTGACGGCACGATGCGACTGGCGCATTGCCGATCTGGTCGGCAGCCGCCGGCCCGTCACGCTCTATCTGGTCGTGCCGCCGTCCGACATAAACCGCACCAAGCCGCTTATCCGCCTGATCCTCAACCAGATCGGCAGGCGGTTGACCGAGGAACTGACCACCTCCGGCAAGCGCCATCGCCTGCTGTTGATGCTGGACGAGTTTCCGGCGCTCGGCCGGCTCGACTTCTTTGAATCGGCGCTCGCCTTCATGGCGGGGTATGGAATCAAAGGCTTCCTGATCGCGCAGAGCCTCAACCAGATCGAGCGCGCCTATGGGCCGAACAACGCCATCCTCGACAACTGCCACGTCCGCGTCAGCTTCGCCACGAACGACGAGCGGACGGCCAAGCGGGTGAGCGACGCACTTGGCACCGCGACCGAGTTGCGCGATTCCACCAACTACGCCGGCCATCGCCTTGCACCGTGGTTAGGTCACTTGATGGTTTCACGGCAGGAGACGGCTCGGCCGCTGCTCACGCCGGGCGAGATCATGCAGCTTCCGCCAACCGACGAAATCGTCATGGTCGCGGGCACGCCGCCGATCCGCGCAACCAAGGCCCGCTATTTCGAGGACGCGCGGTTTCAGGAACGCATCCTGACCCCGCCCGATCTGGTCGCCGCTCCGCTGGCGCCCAGCCCATCCGCCGATGACTGGTCCGGCCGTGTGGTCGCGGCGGGAAGCCGTTCCGCAACGGTCGCCGCAGATGCGACCGAGGGCGATCCGGCCAACGCCGGCATCCGCCGCGAGCCGGAATTGCCCGAGCATGAGGAAATCGTCACCCCGCCGCCATCCCCCGAACAGGAGTTCGACATTCTGGACGACGAGCCGGATGTTGACGCGGCCAAGGCCCGCACTATCCGCCAGCGCATGAGGATGGTGGCGCGGCAGGTGGCGATGAACCCCGATGATGGAATCGAGCTTTGA
- the trbF gene encoding conjugal transfer protein TrbF — protein MSIFKRPATHYGKTPEPETPYQRAAQVWDERIGSARVQARNWRLMAFGSLILSAGFASALVWQSARGTVVPWVVQVDNLGQAQTVAPANADYRPTDPQIAFHLGRFIEQVRAIPADAIIVRQNWLRAYEWTTDRGAAALNDYARANDPFTKVGRQQVAVEVSSVIRASPNSFRVAWTERHFENGQLSTTERWTAILTIVIQPPRDAERLRANPLGIYVNAISWSREMSQ, from the coding sequence ATGAGCATCTTCAAACGACCAGCAACTCATTACGGCAAGACGCCGGAACCCGAGACGCCTTATCAGCGCGCCGCGCAAGTGTGGGACGAGCGTATCGGCTCGGCCCGCGTGCAGGCGCGGAACTGGCGGCTCATGGCCTTCGGCTCGCTGATCCTCTCGGCCGGCTTCGCCTCTGCGCTGGTCTGGCAGTCCGCGCGTGGGACCGTGGTGCCTTGGGTCGTGCAGGTGGACAATCTCGGTCAGGCGCAGACCGTCGCGCCAGCCAATGCCGACTATCGCCCGACCGATCCGCAGATTGCTTTCCATCTCGGCCGCTTCATCGAACAGGTCCGCGCGATCCCGGCCGACGCGATCATCGTCCGCCAGAACTGGCTTCGCGCCTATGAATGGACCACGGATCGCGGCGCGGCGGCATTGAACGATTACGCCCGCGCCAATGACCCTTTCACCAAGGTCGGCCGCCAACAGGTCGCCGTCGAGGTGTCCAGCGTCATCCGGGCCTCGCCCAACAGCTTCCGCGTCGCGTGGACGGAAAGGCATTTCGAGAACGGCCAGCTTTCCACCACGGAACGATGGACGGCCATCCTCACTATCGTCATCCAGCCGCCGCGCGACGCCGAGCGCCTGCGCGCCAATCCGCTGGGAATCTACGTCAATGCAATTTCGTGGTCGCGGGAGATGAGCCAATGA
- a CDS encoding VirB3 family type IV secretion system protein, giving the protein MAGGLEQLDAVPGFTVPVHRALTEHILLGGAPRSIAIMNGTLAGAVGLGLRLWLVGIAIWAIGHFAAVWAAKRDPQFVEVGRRHLRIPGHLAV; this is encoded by the coding sequence ATGGCGGGCGGCCTCGAACAGCTCGACGCGGTGCCGGGCTTCACGGTCCCGGTCCATCGGGCGCTGACCGAGCATATTTTGCTCGGCGGCGCACCGCGCTCCATCGCCATCATGAACGGAACGCTGGCCGGAGCCGTGGGCCTCGGTTTGCGCCTCTGGCTGGTCGGCATCGCCATTTGGGCAATCGGCCATTTCGCAGCCGTATGGGCGGCGAAGCGCGATCCCCAATTCGTCGAGGTCGGGCGTAGGCATCTGCGCATCCCCGGCCATCTGGCGGTGTGA
- the trbL gene encoding P-type conjugative transfer protein TrbL — MGNTGVIDNFLGVFTRYIDSGFGLLSGEVAFIATTLIVIDVTLAALFWAWGADDDIIARLVKKTLFVGVFAYIIGNWNNLARIVFESFAGLGLMASGTGFSVTGLTRPGRVAQTGLDAGRPLLDSISDLMGWIAFFENFIQIACLLFAWALVVLAFFILAIQLFVTLIEFKLTTLAGFVLIPFGLFGKTAFMAEKVLGNVVSSGIKVLVLAVIIGIGSTLFSQFTAGFGGATPTIDDAMAIVLAALSLLGLGIFGPGIANGIVSGGPQLGAGAAVGTGLAVAGAAVAAGGGAMLAAKGGAAALSGGAAAVRGGAATAGAATAAYSVGSLGQSGAAGVASGLGGVGRAAGSAAISPLKRAAARASESVKSSFSEGSKAGFGASGGSSTMGTVGGSDAAPASPAPSAGPPAWAQRMQRSQALNHGTTMAAHAVRSGDSHGSGSSINLSESDRS, encoded by the coding sequence ATGGGAAACACGGGCGTCATCGACAATTTCCTCGGCGTATTCACGCGCTACATCGACAGCGGGTTCGGGCTGTTGTCTGGCGAAGTCGCCTTCATCGCTACCACCCTGATCGTCATCGACGTGACGCTTGCCGCGCTCTTTTGGGCATGGGGCGCAGATGACGACATCATCGCTCGGCTGGTGAAGAAGACCCTTTTCGTGGGCGTCTTCGCCTACATCATCGGCAATTGGAACAACCTCGCCCGGATCGTCTTCGAGAGCTTCGCCGGCCTCGGTCTCATGGCGTCGGGCACCGGCTTTTCTGTCACCGGTCTGACGCGGCCGGGCCGCGTAGCGCAGACCGGCCTCGACGCCGGCCGCCCGCTGCTCGACTCCATTTCCGACCTGATGGGCTGGATCGCCTTCTTCGAGAACTTCATCCAGATCGCGTGCCTGCTGTTCGCATGGGCGCTCGTGGTGTTGGCCTTCTTCATCCTCGCCATCCAGCTTTTCGTGACCCTCATCGAGTTCAAGCTGACCACGCTTGCCGGCTTCGTCCTCATCCCCTTCGGCCTGTTCGGCAAGACCGCCTTCATGGCCGAGAAGGTCTTGGGCAACGTGGTGTCCTCCGGCATCAAGGTTCTGGTGCTCGCCGTCATCATCGGCATCGGCAGCACCTTGTTTTCGCAATTCACGGCCGGTTTCGGCGGGGCGACCCCGACCATCGACGACGCCATGGCGATTGTGCTGGCAGCTCTGTCGCTGCTCGGCCTCGGCATCTTCGGCCCCGGCATAGCAAACGGCATCGTTTCGGGCGGCCCGCAGCTCGGCGCGGGTGCTGCCGTGGGAACCGGGCTTGCGGTCGCAGGTGCAGCCGTCGCCGCTGGCGGCGGGGCCATGCTCGCCGCCAAAGGTGGTGCCGCTGCCCTGTCCGGCGGGGCCGCGGCCGTCCGCGGCGGCGCGGCCACCGCGGGCGCGGCGACCGCCGCCTATAGCGTCGGATCGCTTGGCCAGTCCGGCGCGGCAGGCGTCGCCTCCGGTCTCGGCGGCGTCGGCCGCGCAGCAGGTTCGGCCGCCATCTCACCCCTCAAACGCGCCGCCGCGCGGGCCAGCGAATCCGTCAAATCCAGCTTCTCCGAAGGTTCGAAGGCCGGATTCGGCGCAAGCGGCGGCAGCTCCACCATGGGAACGGTCGGCGGGAGCGATGCTGCGCCCGCATCGCCGGCACCATCCGCCGGTCCTCCGGCCTGGGCGCAGCGCATGCAGCGTTCGCAAGCCCTCAACCACGGCACGACCATGGCCGCCCATGCGGTGCGCTCCGGCGACAGCCACGGCTCCGGTTCCTCCATCAATCTTTCCGAAAGTGACCGCTCATGA
- the trbB gene encoding P-type conjugative transfer ATPase TrbB, with translation MTTNHHRQEAIQRGARMLRTALGPAIARLLEDPAVVEVMLNPDGRLWVDRLSEGLSDTGERLSAADGERIVRLVAHHVGAEVHARSPRVSAELPESGERFEGLLPPVVAAPAFAIRKPAVAVFTLDDYVAAGIMSADQAETLREAVASRANILVAGGTSTGKTTLTNALLAEVAKGADRVVIIEDTRELQCAAPNLVALRTKDGVASLSDLVRSSLRLRPDRIPIGEVRGSEALDLLKAWGTGHPGGIGTIHAGTGIGALRRLEQLIQEAVVTVPRALIAETIDLVAVLSGRGSARRLAELARVEGLGPDGDYRITHPIPSAIPTSTGESS, from the coding sequence ATGACCACCAACCACCACAGACAGGAAGCGATCCAGCGCGGCGCGCGCATGTTGCGCACCGCGCTCGGCCCCGCCATTGCCCGGCTGCTCGAAGACCCGGCCGTGGTCGAGGTGATGCTGAACCCGGATGGTCGCCTTTGGGTGGACCGGCTATCCGAAGGGCTTTCCGACACGGGCGAACGCCTGTCCGCCGCCGATGGCGAACGCATCGTTCGGCTAGTCGCGCATCATGTCGGCGCGGAGGTTCATGCCCGCAGCCCCCGCGTCTCGGCCGAACTGCCCGAGAGCGGGGAGCGGTTCGAGGGCCTTTTGCCGCCCGTGGTCGCCGCGCCGGCCTTCGCCATCCGTAAACCTGCCGTCGCGGTGTTCACGCTCGACGACTATGTGGCCGCCGGCATCATGTCTGCCGATCAGGCGGAAACGCTGCGCGAAGCCGTCGCATCCCGCGCCAATATCTTGGTGGCGGGCGGCACTTCCACCGGCAAGACCACGCTCACCAATGCCCTTTTGGCGGAGGTCGCCAAGGGCGCGGATCGTGTCGTCATCATCGAAGACACCCGCGAGCTGCAATGTGCCGCGCCCAATCTGGTGGCGCTGCGCACCAAGGATGGCGTCGCCAGCCTGTCGGACCTTGTGCGGTCCTCGCTGCGCCTGCGCCCCGACCGCATCCCGATTGGGGAGGTGCGCGGATCGGAAGCCCTCGACCTGCTCAAAGCATGGGGCACGGGCCATCCCGGCGGGATCGGCACCATTCACGCCGGCACCGGCATCGGCGCGCTTCGTCGCCTTGAACAGCTCATCCAAGAGGCTGTCGTCACGGTCCCGCGTGCGCTGATCGCCGAGACTATCGACCTTGTTGCCGTCCTTTCCGGGCGCGGTTCCGCGCGCCGGCTGGCCGAGCTTGCCCGCGTCGAGGGGCTGGGGCCGGACGGCGACTACCGCATCACGCATCCCATCCCTTCGGCAATCCCCACCAGCACAGGAGAATCTTCATGA
- the trbJ gene encoding P-type conjugative transfer protein TrbJ, protein MTYPKFVGASALALALAVPVALSPMLASPAHAQFGFGRIVYDPTNYAQNLLTAARTLEQINNQITSLQNEAQMLINQARNLASLPYSSLQQLQQNVSRTQQLLSQAQNIAFEVGQIDQAFQQQYGNVSLSTTDAQLVADARSRWENTVGSLQDAMRVQAGAVGNIDSNRAEMAALVGQSQGATGALQATQAGNQLLALQSQQLSDLIAVISANGRADALTEAERATAAEQGRIQRERFLTPGSGYQPGNAQMFNNGNN, encoded by the coding sequence ATGACCTATCCCAAGTTTGTCGGGGCTTCGGCCCTCGCGCTGGCGCTCGCAGTGCCCGTCGCGCTGTCGCCCATGCTGGCAAGCCCGGCCCATGCACAATTCGGTTTCGGCCGGATCGTCTATGACCCGACCAACTATGCGCAAAACCTGCTTACGGCCGCGCGCACGCTGGAGCAGATCAACAACCAGATCACCAGCCTCCAGAACGAGGCGCAGATGCTCATCAATCAGGCCCGCAATCTGGCGAGCCTGCCATATTCCTCGCTCCAGCAGCTCCAGCAGAACGTGAGCCGGACGCAGCAGCTTCTTAGCCAAGCGCAGAACATCGCGTTCGAGGTCGGGCAGATCGACCAAGCGTTTCAACAGCAATACGGCAACGTCTCGCTTTCGACGACCGACGCCCAGCTTGTCGCCGATGCGCGCAGCCGGTGGGAGAACACGGTCGGCAGCTTGCAGGACGCCATGCGCGTGCAGGCGGGAGCGGTCGGCAATATCGACAGCAACCGCGCCGAAATGGCCGCGCTGGTCGGCCAGAGCCAAGGCGCGACCGGCGCGCTGCAAGCCACGCAGGCCGGCAACCAGCTTCTCGCGCTCCAGTCGCAGCAGCTTTCCGACCTGATCGCGGTCATCTCGGCGAACGGCCGCGCCGACGCGCTGACCGAAGCCGAGCGCGCGACCGCCGCCGAACAGGGCCGCATCCAGCGCGAGCGTTTCCTGACGCCCGGCAGCGGCTATCAGCCGGGTAACGCGCAGATGTTCAACAACGGCAACAACTGA
- the trbE gene encoding conjugal transfer protein TrbE produces the protein MMNLAEYRSTATRLADYLPWAALVGSGVVLNKDGSFQRTAKFRGPDLDSAVAAELVAVAGRINNAVRRLGSGWSIFVEAQRSEAATYPDSTFPDAASALVDAERKAGFEEAGTHFVSGYFLTFLWLPPAEEAARAETWLYEGREKTGVDPWELMRGFIDRTDRVLALLDGFMPECRWMDDGATLTYLHSTISTNRHRVRVPEVPMHLDALLADQPLTGGLEPRLGTKHLRVLTIVGFPTATTPGLLDEMNRLPFPYRWSTRAILLDKTDATRLLTRIRRQWFAKRKSIAAILKEVMTNEASALVDTDAANKALDADMALQELGADVAGMAYVTATVTVWDADPRLADEKLRLVEKIVQGRDFTAMPESVNAVDAWLGSLPGHAYANVRQPPISTLNLAHMIPLSAVWAGPERDEHFGAPPLLFGKTEGSTPFRLSLHVGDVGHTLVVGPTGAGKSVLLALMALQFRRYAGSQVFAFDFGGSIRAAALAMGGDWHDLGGGLTEGAEASVSLQPLARIHDTYERAWAADWIAAILMREGIAITPEVKEYLWTALTSLASAPVEERTITGLAVLLQSNDLKQALRPFCVGGAYGRLLDAEAEHLGSADVQAFEIEGLVGTGAAPAVLSYLFHRIGDRLDGRPTLLIIDEGWLALDDEGFAGQLREWLKTLRKKNASVIFATQSLSDIDGSNIAPAIIESCPTRLLLPNERAIEPQITEIYRRFGLNDRQIEILARATPKRDYYCQSRRGNRLFELGLSEIGLALCAASAKSDQTLIAQIVAEHGRDGFLAAWLRARGVEWAADLIPNLTNLADRPESAAPARLDTHPTQEILP, from the coding sequence ATGATGAACCTTGCCGAATACCGCAGCACCGCCACCCGACTCGCCGACTATCTGCCATGGGCCGCACTGGTCGGCTCCGGCGTCGTCTTGAACAAGGACGGCAGTTTTCAGAGGACCGCGAAGTTTCGCGGTCCCGATCTGGATTCCGCCGTCGCGGCCGAGCTGGTCGCCGTCGCCGGCCGCATCAACAACGCCGTGCGCCGTCTCGGCTCCGGCTGGAGCATCTTCGTCGAGGCACAGCGCAGCGAGGCGGCGACCTATCCCGACAGCACCTTTCCCGATGCGGCGTCGGCGCTGGTCGATGCCGAGCGCAAAGCCGGGTTCGAGGAAGCAGGCACGCATTTCGTGTCGGGCTATTTCCTCACCTTCCTCTGGCTGCCCCCGGCCGAGGAAGCCGCCCGCGCCGAAACATGGCTCTATGAGGGCCGCGAGAAAACCGGCGTGGACCCGTGGGAGCTGATGCGCGGCTTCATCGACCGCACCGACCGCGTGCTGGCTTTGCTCGACGGCTTCATGCCCGAGTGCCGTTGGATGGATGATGGCGCGACGCTGACCTATCTCCACTCCACCATCTCGACCAACCGGCATCGCGTGCGCGTGCCCGAGGTGCCCATGCACCTCGATGCGCTGCTCGCCGACCAGCCCTTGACCGGCGGGCTGGAGCCGCGCCTTGGGACCAAGCATCTGCGCGTGCTGACCATCGTGGGATTCCCGACCGCGACGACGCCGGGCCTGCTCGACGAAATGAACCGCCTGCCGTTCCCCTACAGGTGGAGCACGCGCGCGATCCTGCTCGACAAGACCGATGCGACGCGGCTGCTGACCCGCATCCGCCGCCAATGGTTTGCGAAGCGCAAGAGCATCGCCGCGATCTTGAAAGAGGTGATGACCAACGAGGCGTCCGCGCTGGTGGACACCGACGCGGCCAACAAGGCGCTCGACGCCGACATGGCCTTGCAGGAACTCGGCGCGGACGTGGCGGGCATGGCCTATGTCACGGCCACCGTCACCGTATGGGATGCCGACCCGCGCCTAGCCGACGAGAAGCTGCGCCTGGTCGAGAAGATCGTTCAGGGGCGCGACTTCACCGCCATGCCCGAGAGCGTCAACGCGGTTGACGCATGGCTCGGCAGCCTGCCCGGACACGCCTACGCCAATGTCCGCCAGCCGCCCATCAGCACATTGAATCTCGCCCACATGATCCCGCTGTCGGCGGTGTGGGCGGGGCCGGAACGGGACGAGCATTTCGGTGCGCCCCCTCTGCTCTTTGGAAAGACCGAAGGCTCAACCCCGTTCCGGTTGTCTTTGCATGTCGGCGACGTAGGGCACACCCTTGTCGTCGGCCCCACGGGCGCGGGCAAGAGCGTGCTGCTCGCCCTTATGGCCTTGCAGTTCCGGCGCTACGCCGGATCGCAGGTCTTCGCCTTCGACTTCGGCGGCAGCATCCGCGCCGCCGCGCTCGCCATGGGCGGCGACTGGCACGACCTTGGTGGCGGGCTGACAGAAGGGGCCGAGGCGTCCGTCTCGCTCCAGCCGCTCGCCCGCATCCACGACACCTATGAACGCGCATGGGCGGCGGACTGGATCGCCGCCATCCTCATGCGGGAAGGCATCGCCATCACGCCCGAGGTCAAAGAGTATCTTTGGACGGCGCTGACTTCGCTGGCCTCGGCCCCGGTCGAGGAACGCACCATCACCGGCCTTGCGGTGCTGCTGCAATCCAACGATCTGAAACAGGCGCTCCGGCCGTTCTGCGTCGGCGGTGCCTATGGCCGGCTGCTCGACGCCGAAGCCGAACATCTCGGCTCGGCGGATGTGCAGGCGTTCGAGATCGAGGGCCTTGTCGGGACTGGAGCGGCCCCGGCCGTGCTGTCCTACCTGTTCCACCGCATCGGCGACCGGCTCGACGGGCGGCCGACGCTTCTCATCATAGATGAAGGCTGGCTTGCGCTGGACGACGAGGGTTTCGCCGGCCAGCTCCGCGAATGGCTGAAAACGCTCCGCAAAAAGAACGCCAGCGTCATCTTCGCCACGCAAAGCCTGTCCGACATTGACGGCAGCAACATCGCGCCCGCGATCATCGAGAGCTGCCCGACGCGGCTTCTGCTGCCGAACGAGCGCGCCATCGAGCCGCAGATTACCGAGATTTACCGGCGTTTCGGGTTGAATGACCGGCAGATCGAAATCCTCGCACGGGCCACGCCCAAGCGCGACTACTACTGCCAGTCGAGGCGCGGCAATCGCCTGTTCGAGCTTGGCCTGTCCGAAATCGGCCTCGCGCTCTGCGCCGCATCCGCCAAATCCGACCAGACGCTCATTGCGCAGATCGTCGCCGAACACGGCCGCGACGGCTTCCTCGCCGCATGGCTACGCGCGCGCGGCGTCGAGTGGGCGGCCGACCTGATCCCCAACCTCACCAATCTTGCCGACCGGCCGGAATCCGCCGCGCCGGCCCGGCTCGATACCCACCCCACACAGGAGATTCTTCCATGA
- a CDS encoding alpha/beta fold hydrolase has translation MRYETFGDETNLPLVLIFGISMTCEDWLELGYISGLAKEFHVVCVEPRGHGLSTCPTNSSSYALPKMASDIETVINTLDLVNPLVWGYSLGAKIALAAAVQNPEAYRGLILGGFELHSEVDLATDMVAETFSSGAQAWLAVWMQMFDVPDGMATRLARVNTNALHALRTAEAEWPPLGAASESFTAPVLLYAGEKCFFRNATAAAVAHFPSARYLERPGRNHFDLMPDSAWITGEVVQQFGSSR, from the coding sequence GTGAGGTATGAGACGTTTGGTGATGAAACGAACCTGCCTCTTGTCCTGATCTTTGGCATCAGCATGACCTGTGAGGACTGGTTAGAACTTGGCTACATCTCAGGATTGGCTAAGGAATTTCATGTCGTATGTGTCGAACCTCGCGGGCACGGGCTAAGCACATGCCCCACGAATTCGTCCTCTTACGCATTGCCCAAAATGGCTTCTGACATTGAAACGGTAATCAACACCCTAGATCTAGTAAATCCATTAGTCTGGGGATACTCGCTCGGCGCAAAAATAGCGCTCGCTGCCGCCGTTCAAAATCCAGAGGCTTATCGAGGATTGATTCTTGGGGGGTTCGAGCTTCACTCTGAAGTCGATTTGGCGACAGATATGGTTGCCGAAACATTTTCCAGTGGAGCACAAGCTTGGCTTGCTGTTTGGATGCAAATGTTCGATGTGCCGGACGGCATGGCCACCCGTCTTGCTCGCGTCAACACCAACGCACTTCATGCATTACGCACCGCTGAAGCTGAATGGCCGCCCTTGGGTGCGGCTTCTGAGTCGTTCACTGCGCCAGTTTTACTTTATGCAGGCGAAAAGTGCTTTTTTCGGAATGCAACAGCCGCCGCCGTCGCACATTTCCCATCAGCACGGTATCTCGAACGCCCTGGGCGAAATCACTTTGATCTGATGCCTGATAGCGCGTGGATAACCGGAGAGGTAGTTCAGCAATTCGGAAGCTCTAGATAA